GGTCGGCCGCCGAAAGAACCGGACGATGAACCGCCACCAGACCGGCAGATCAACCTGACCGATCCGGACAGCAAGCTGATGCGCCGCTCCGACGCGCATGAATACCGGCAAGCCTACAATGCCCAGGCCGTGGTTTGTGCCGAGGGCAGCCAGTTGATCTTGGAAAATGGCGTCGTTGCGACGACGGCGGACGCGCCCAGCTTCGCCGCCACCATCCTGGGTATGGAGGAGAGGATCGGCCTGCCACGAACCGTCCTCGCCGACACGGGTTTCGCCAGCGGCAAAGCCGTCGAAACGTTGCAGGCCAGCGGCGTGGACCCGCTGGTCGCCATCGGACGCCCTGTGAATCGGCGCCCTTATGACTTCCGGCCAGAACCGCCACCCAGGGAGCCGCGCCGGATCACCGAGCCCTGGCGCCTGGAAATGAAGGCCAGGCTGCAACAGAACCCGGCAAAAGCCCTTTACGCCTTACGCAAGCAGACCGTCGAACCGGTCTTCGGTATCATCAAGAGCGCCATGGGCTTCACCCGTTTCCATCTCCGTGGCCTCCCCAACGTCGCAACAGAATGGACGCTCGTCGCCCTCGCATATAATTGCCGTAGGATCACGCGACTGACGGCCGCATAAACGCCGTCGTCGCCATCACTCATCACTACGGCAGCGCCCAATCCGACAGCCTGATAAAGGGTCACGATGAACGGGACGCGCCGGACCACCTGCACATATCCCGCAGCCAGGAAGCGCGCGGGCGCGAACACCGGCCCCCGCGCCATCCGCAGGCATGCCAGTGCGGTGCCGCCGGCCAGCCCGGCCAGCCCGCCCGCGACGGACAGCACCACCGTCATCCAGAGGGCACGCGCCAGCAGCGCGACGTCGTAATGGGAAAACGCCATCATGCCGCGGCCTCGAACAGCCTGCGCCCCAGGGCGAACAGCCCCGTGAGGGCGACGGACAGCAGCGCATACAGCACCCCGGCCACCAGCATCACCTCCAGAATACGGAAGGTGGTCGACCCGACATCGTACGCGCGCCCCGTCAGATCTTCGACCCCGAAGATGGACGCCATCGAACTGCCTAGGATCATGATCTGGAAATGATTGGCCAGCGCCGGCGCCATCGTCTGCAGCGCATGGGGAAAGATGACGCGCATATAGGCCTGCCGCCGGGTCAGCCCCAGCGAAGCCGCCGCATCGTGATAAAGCGGGGGCACCCGGCCCAGCCCCGTCGTCACGATATCCGCCAGGTAGCCCGCCGCGTTCAGCGCCATGCCGATGAAGACCGACGCGAATGGAGACACCATGACCCCCAGCAGCGCAAGACAGTAGAAGATCGCGAAGATTTGCGAAAGCTGCGGCGTGTTGGTCATGATCGTGCTGTAGATCGTGCTGAACCGCTGCCCCGCCTTCGGCCCCTCGGCGCGCAGGACCGCAAGGCCACCCGCCAGCAGAAGGCCGGCACCAAAGGACGCGACGGACAGAAGAACCGTCGTCGCGGCGCCCCCCAGCAGGAACGGCAGGCGTTGCAGGACCGGCTGGAAATGCAGCGCCGTCATGGACGTCCCTCCGCCGGGGTGGCCATGGACACGCCGAACCAGCGACGATAGGCGGCCTGGATTGTTCCATCCCGCTTCAGGTCGGCCAGCGTCCCGTCGACCACGCGCAGAAGATCGGTGTCGGACTGGGCGACGCCCACGCAATCCTCGCCCGCGGCGGGGGCGAAGCCGCGCTGGATCGTCCATCCGGCCTGGGGTTCGGCCGCCAGAAACCGGCCGACATATTCGATGACGTCCACCATGGCGTCACCCCGCCCCTGGGCCAGGGCGCGCACGGCATCCGGATAGCTGCCCAGCAGAAGGATCGGTGCCTTCGGCGCATGCGTCCGCAGGAACGGCACCGCCGTGGAACCCCGGACCTCGACCATCCGCACCCGTCCGGACGCCAGGTCGTCCAGCCCCCCCACCCTGGATACCGCCGGGGCGATGATGGCGAATTCCTCGGCATAGAGCGGCGCCGAGAACGCAATGGCGGCCGCGCGTTCAGGCGTGCGGGTCAGCCCACCCAGCACCACGTCCACCTTGCCCGCCATCAGGTAGGGAATGCGCCCGCTCGACGATACCGGAACCAAACGGGGCGACACCCCCAGCCGCGCCGCCAGCGCGGTTCCGACATCCACGTCGAATCCCTCGATCACGTTGCGCGAATCATATGCCGCCAGCGGCGGAAGCGCCGGGTTGACACCGATATTCAGATGACCGCTGGCGCGGATATCGGCCAGCGCCCGCGCCTGGGCGCCCTGGCCGATGCACAGCGGCAAGAGCGACAGGACGCAGCCGGCCAGAATCCCGCCCACTTTCCGCGCGCCGGAACGCACCCCGGCAGCCTTTGGCCGCGACATGCGGAAAACGCGCCCCGGTCGGCCGACACTGCGCATTTTCAGACAGGCTCTCAAGACTCCGGCTTCCTCCATATTGGATGTTGCGATCCAGGCATCACTGTTCTAAAGAACATATACGCTTTGTATACGATTAAAACACCGTTCAAGGAAGAGTTTCTTGCCCGAACCGATTCCTCCCGGGAACGAAAACCGTTCCGTCCCTTTTCTCTTCGAAGGACGCGCCATGCAGGCGCCAGAGGGCGAACCCCTGGCCGCCGTCCTGCGGCGGGCGGGAATCGTGGCACTGGGTGTTTCCCCCCGCGACGGCACGCCGCGCGGCGCCTTCTGCTTCATGGGCAGTTGCCAGGAATGCCGCGTCCTGATCGACGGCACCCTTGCCTATGCCTGCCGTGCCACGGTGCGGCGGGACATGAAGGTCACAGCCTATGTCGCCTCCTGACCGCGGCGCGCTGGTCGTGGTCGGCGGGGGCGTCGCCGGCGCCACCGCCGCCCTGACCATCAGCCGTCACGGCCTGCCGGTCACCCTGGTCGACGAGCAGCCGCAGGCGGGCGGACAGATCTTTCGCGCACCGACGCCTTATGCACGGCGGCATGTGCCGCCAAACCATGAATTCGCCGGCGGCGACCGTCTGCGCGCCCT
This genomic stretch from Gluconacetobacter diazotrophicus PA1 5 harbors:
- a CDS encoding amino acid ABC transporter permease — encoded protein: MTALHFQPVLQRLPFLLGGAATTVLLSVASFGAGLLLAGGLAVLRAEGPKAGQRFSTIYSTIMTNTPQLSQIFAIFYCLALLGVMVSPFASVFIGMALNAAGYLADIVTTGLGRVPPLYHDAAASLGLTRRQAYMRVIFPHALQTMAPALANHFQIMILGSSMASIFGVEDLTGRAYDVGSTTFRILEVMLVAGVLYALLSVALTGLFALGRRLFEAAA
- a CDS encoding transporter substrate-binding domain-containing protein, which translates into the protein MSRPKAAGVRSGARKVGGILAGCVLSLLPLCIGQGAQARALADIRASGHLNIGVNPALPPLAAYDSRNVIEGFDVDVGTALAARLGVSPRLVPVSSSGRIPYLMAGKVDVVLGGLTRTPERAAAIAFSAPLYAEEFAIIAPAVSRVGGLDDLASGRVRMVEVRGSTAVPFLRTHAPKAPILLLGSYPDAVRALAQGRGDAMVDVIEYVGRFLAAEPQAGWTIQRGFAPAAGEDCVGVAQSDTDLLRVVDGTLADLKRDGTIQAAYRRWFGVSMATPAEGRP
- a CDS encoding 2Fe-2S iron-sulfur cluster-binding protein encodes the protein MPEPIPPGNENRSVPFLFEGRAMQAPEGEPLAAVLRRAGIVALGVSPRDGTPRGAFCFMGSCQECRVLIDGTLAYACRATVRRDMKVTAYVAS